A part of Carettochelys insculpta isolate YL-2023 chromosome 1, ASM3395843v1, whole genome shotgun sequence genomic DNA contains:
- the LOC142007105 gene encoding uncharacterized protein LOC142007105 isoform X1 — protein sequence MAAISWGVERRSLQPLSSLVAAWSGPLKVPSPSLPLQEAEGTCTRGQPAPPSATQPAAMAARQPPQRPQGTPPKGSQGSQPSQRGSQAGKRQRGPSWTEAELRDLLGLWSEEEVLQVMGSKRRNADAFARLAEGLAARGHPACTPDHVRSKVKELRQGYSRAQDAASQSGAAPVTCPFYRELRDILGPRHTSSPPATLDTSADEPQQALQMESAPGGKPRTPEATPGTSRQKEEEEEEGGSSSTESSLQILLLPSRSSSRASAPRGSPDRGSGPTEGPEESAGEASVVPESPPGPSLQGSPSAENRPAPRRARRRTPRLQPPTATDLQLLAIHRRQLEVAKQHLQLQERALAWRQEAWGAYMDTFNRLVDYLAPHATPAETSPALPAPAAPPPAAPPVAGPSAVAPPPTGEGRSAEGPLEPPDTRRPPYLPVQPAPTQPRTRLRARRGSRPATPSAGL from the exons atggcggccatcagctggggggttgagagacgctctctccagcccctcagctcactggtggccgcgtggagcggacccttaaaggtcccctccccctccctgcctctgcaggaagctgagggaacgtgcacacgcggccagcctgcacctccctcagcgacccagccagctgcgatggctgcccggcagcccccccagcgcccccaggggaccccccccaaagggagccagggctcacagcccagccagaggggcagccaggctgggaagcggcagcggggcccctcctggacggaggccgagctgcgggacctgctggggctctggagcgaggaggaggtgctccaggtaatggggagcaagaggcggaacgcagatgcgttcgctcggctggccgagggcctggctgcccggggtcaccctgcctgcactcctgaccacgtcaggagtaaggtcaaggagctgcggcagggttactcccgggcccaggatgcggccagccaatctggggccgcccccgtcacttgccccttttacagggagctcagggacatcctgggcccccggcacacctcctcccctccggccacccttgacacctcggctgatgagccccagcaggccctgcagatggagtccgcccccggaggcaagccccgcaccccggaggccacccccgggacatcgcggcagaaggaggaggaggaggaggaggggggctcctcctccacagaatccagcctgcagatcctcctcctgccatcccggagcagcagcagggcctccgccccccggggatctccggaccgtgggagtggaccgacag aaggaccggaagagagcgccggcgaggcgtcagtcgtcccggagagccctccgggaccatcgctccagggcagcccctcggccgagaaccgaccggccccacggcgggctagacggcggaccccgcgcctccaaccaccgacggcgacggacctccagctgctggccatccaccgtcgacagctggaggtcgcgaagcagcacctccagctgcaggagcgggcgctggcctggcgccaggaggcatggggggcctacatggacacatttaaccgcctggtggactacctggccccccatgccacgccggccgaaacatcgcccgccctgcctgctcctgcagccccaccaccagctgctccgcccgtcgccggcccgtccgccgtcgccccgccacccaccggcgagggccggagcgccgagggacccctggagccacctgacactcgccggccaccataccttccagtccagcccgctcccacccagccacggaccaggctgcgagcgcggcggggctcccggccggccacgcccagtgccgggctatag
- the LOC142007105 gene encoding uncharacterized protein LOC142007105 isoform X2, producing MAAISWGVERRSLQPLSSLVAAWSGPLKVPSPSLPLQEAEGTCTRGQPAPPSATQPAAMAARQPPQRPQGTPPKGSQGSQPSQRGSQAGKRQRGPSWTEAELRDLLGLWSEEEVLQVMGSKRRNADAFARLAEGLAARGHPACTPDHVRSKVKELRQGYSRAQDAASQSGAAPVTCPFYRELRDILGPRHTSSPPATLDTSADEPQQALQMESAPGGKPRTPEATPGTSRQKEEEEEEGGSSSTESSLQILLLPSRSSSRASAPRGSPDRGSGPTGPEESAGEASVVPESPPGPSLQGSPSAENRPAPRRARRRTPRLQPPTATDLQLLAIHRRQLEVAKQHLQLQERALAWRQEAWGAYMDTFNRLVDYLAPHATPAETSPALPAPAAPPPAAPPVAGPSAVAPPPTGEGRSAEGPLEPPDTRRPPYLPVQPAPTQPRTRLRARRGSRPATPSAGL from the exons atggcggccatcagctggggggttgagagacgctctctccagcccctcagctcactggtggccgcgtggagcggacccttaaaggtcccctccccctccctgcctctgcaggaagctgagggaacgtgcacacgcggccagcctgcacctccctcagcgacccagccagctgcgatggctgcccggcagcccccccagcgcccccaggggaccccccccaaagggagccagggctcacagcccagccagaggggcagccaggctgggaagcggcagcggggcccctcctggacggaggccgagctgcgggacctgctggggctctggagcgaggaggaggtgctccaggtaatggggagcaagaggcggaacgcagatgcgttcgctcggctggccgagggcctggctgcccggggtcaccctgcctgcactcctgaccacgtcaggagtaaggtcaaggagctgcggcagggttactcccgggcccaggatgcggccagccaatctggggccgcccccgtcacttgccccttttacagggagctcagggacatcctgggcccccggcacacctcctcccctccggccacccttgacacctcggctgatgagccccagcaggccctgcagatggagtccgcccccggaggcaagccccgcaccccggaggccacccccgggacatcgcggcagaaggaggaggaggaggaggaggggggctcctcctccacagaatccagcctgcagatcctcctcctgccatcccggagcagcagcagggcctccgccccccggggatctccggaccgtgggagtggaccgacag gaccggaagagagcgccggcgaggcgtcagtcgtcccggagagccctccgggaccatcgctccagggcagcccctcggccgagaaccgaccggccccacggcgggctagacggcggaccccgcgcctccaaccaccgacggcgacggacctccagctgctggccatccaccgtcgacagctggaggtcgcgaagcagcacctccagctgcaggagcgggcgctggcctggcgccaggaggcatggggggcctacatggacacatttaaccgcctggtggactacctggccccccatgccacgccggccgaaacatcgcccgccctgcctgctcctgcagccccaccaccagctgctccgcccgtcgccggcccgtccgccgtcgccccgccacccaccggcgagggccggagcgccgagggacccctggagccacctgacactcgccggccaccataccttccagtccagcccgctcccacccagccacggaccaggctgcgagcgcggcggggctcccggccggccacgcccagtgccgggctatag
- the LOC142017550 gene encoding solute carrier family 2, facilitated glucose transporter member 3-like, translated as MESKKKITCPLLYAVSIAAIGSLQFGYNTGVINAPEKIIQSFFNETLESRRQIPTSSELLTSLWSLSVAIFSVGGMIGSFSVGLFVNRFGRRNSMLMVNILAIVGGALMGFSKMAKAVELLIIGRFIIGLFCGLCTGFVPMYISEVSPTALRGAFGTLNQLGIVVGILVAQIFGLKEIMGSESLWPLLLGFTIIPAILQCAALPFCPESPRFLLINKMEEEKAQAVLQRLRGTQDVAQDIQEMKEESTKMSQEKKATVAELFRSPNYRQAIIIAIVLQLSQQLSGINAVFYYSTGIFEKAGVKQPVYATIGAGVVNTVFTVVSLFLVERAGRRTLHLVGLGGMAFCAILMTIALTLKDVLSWISYISIVAIFGFVAFFEIGPGPIPWFIVAELFSQGPRPAAVAVAGCSNWTSNFLVGMLFPYAEKLCGPYVFIIFIVFLVIFFVFTFFKVPETRGRTFEDISRGFEGQAEESGPIASVEKSPMVELKGVESAKDVTSNI; from the exons ATGGAGAGCAAAAAG AAAATTACTTGTCCCCTTCTTTATGCTGTGTCCATTGCAGCCATCGGCTCACTCCAGTTTGGGTACAACACGGGCGTTATCAATGCTCCTGAGAAG ATTATTCAGTCATTCTTCAATGAAACACTGGAGTCGCGGAGACAGATCCCAACCTCCTCCGAGCTTCTGACCTCACTATGGTCCCTCTCCGTCGCCATCTTCTCTGTGGGAGGGATGATTGGCTCCTTCTCTGTGGGACTTTTTGTCAACCGATTTGGAAG GCGGAACTCCATGCTGATGGTGAACATCCTGGCCATTGTGGGTGGCGCCCTGATGGGCTTCTCCAAGATGGCAAAAGCAGTAGAGCTGCTGATTATTGGCCGCTTCATTATTGGGCTTTTCTGTGGCCTCTGCACCGGCTTTGTGCCCATGTACATTAGTGAGGTCTCACCCACTGCCTTGCGTGGCGCCTTTGGTACCCTCAACCAGCTGGGCATTGTTGTGGGCATCTTGGTGGCACAG ATTTTTGGCCTCAAGGAGATCATGGGGAGTGAGAGCCTCTGGCCGCTGCTTTTGGGGTTCACGATCATCCCAGCCATCCTACAGTGTGCtgctctgcccttctgccctgAGAGTCCCCGTTTCCTGCTGATCAACAAGATGGAGGAAGAGAAAGCACAAGCAG TACTCCAGAGGCTCCGTGGTACGCAGGATGTGGCCCAAGACATCCAAGAAATGAAAGAGGAGAGCACCAAGATGTCCCAGGAGAAGAAAGCAACAGTGGCAGAGCTCTTCCGTTCACCAAATTACCGCCAGGCCATCATCATTGCCATTGTACTtcagctctcccagcagctctcaGGCATCAACGCT GTGTTTTATTACTCCACTGGGATTTTCGAAAAAGCTGGTGTCAAGCAGCCAGTATATGCCACCATTGGTGCTGGTGTGGTTAATACAGTCTTCACTGTCGTATCG ctgttcctggtggAGCGTGCAGGGCGTAGGACTCTTCATTTGGTCGGCTTGGGTGGCATGGCTTTCTGTGCCATTCTCATGACCATAGCTTTGACACTTAAG GATGTCTTAAGCTGGATTAGCTATATCAGCATCGTTGCCATCTTTGGCTTTGTGGCCTTTTTTGAAATTGGCCCTGGTCCCATCCCCTGGTTCATCGTGGCCGAACTCTTCAGTCAGGGTCCGCGacctgcagctgtggcagtggctggttgCTCCAACTGGACCTCCAATTTCTTGGTGGGAATGCTCTTCCCCTATGCAGAG AAATTGTGTGGTCCCTATGTCTTCATCATCTTCATTGTTTTCCTGGTCATCTTCTTTGTCTtcaccttcttcaaagtcccaGAGACCAGGGGCAGGACTTTTGAAGATATCTCCAGAGGCTTTGAAGGGCAAGCAGAAGAAAGTGGCCCCATTGCATCAGTGGAGAAAAGCCCCATGGTGGAACTGAAAGGCGTAGAGTCTGCTAAGGATGTTACCTCAAATATTTAA